A single Streptomyces sp. 2114.4 DNA region contains:
- a CDS encoding GNAT family N-acetyltransferase: MKITVRSAAEADLAALLTLYSELNVDDVPMPGATAESIWSAISGQQGRTILVADADGTLAGTADCLLMPNLTRGGRAILFVENVVVANSFQRRGIGRQLMTAAVQLAESAGCYKVQLLAADDAYVHTFYEACGFKAQAQGFRRYLS, translated from the coding sequence ATGAAGATCACCGTGCGATCAGCGGCCGAAGCGGACCTGGCAGCGCTGCTGACCCTGTACAGCGAGCTGAACGTGGACGATGTGCCCATGCCCGGCGCCACTGCGGAGAGCATCTGGTCAGCCATATCGGGGCAGCAGGGACGAACCATCCTGGTGGCCGACGCTGACGGCACCCTGGCCGGAACAGCGGATTGCCTCCTCATGCCGAACCTCACACGCGGTGGCCGGGCCATCCTGTTCGTGGAGAACGTCGTAGTGGCCAATTCCTTCCAGCGGCGTGGCATCGGGCGCCAACTGATGACGGCGGCCGTGCAACTGGCAGAGTCGGCCGGCTGCTACAAGGTGCAGCTGCTGGCAGCGGACGATGCCTACGTCCACACCTTCTACGAAGCGTGCGGCTTCAAGGCCCAAGCGCAGGGCTTCCGCCGCTACCTCTCATAG
- a CDS encoding SDR family oxidoreductase, with translation MSATSPTSRTSPTSRTSGASGRTYLITGAASGIGKATASHLRQCGHTVIGADLKGADISADLATPEGRTELVDRAHELTAGRLDAVIACAGLAHFAPATVQVNYFGVVATLEGLRPLLAAGTEPRAVLISSVTSVHPHDTAIVDAALSGDEEATVAAAQAAIDRGEGYAIYPSSKAALARWLRRTAVTGDWAAAGIPLNGVAPGTVVTPMTEGMLADAGIRKVVDTSVPMRLHGHARPEQIAPLLAWLASPENSHVTGQVVFIDGGAEAVLRGDSTW, from the coding sequence ATGTCCGCCACCTCCCCCACCTCCCGTACCTCCCCCACCTCCCGTACTTCCGGCGCCTCGGGGCGTACTTACCTCATCACCGGAGCCGCCTCCGGCATAGGCAAGGCCACCGCATCCCACCTCCGCCAATGCGGCCACACCGTGATCGGCGCCGACCTCAAGGGCGCCGACATCTCCGCGGACCTCGCTACCCCCGAAGGCCGTACGGAACTGGTCGATCGCGCCCATGAGTTGACCGCCGGCCGGCTCGATGCCGTCATCGCCTGCGCCGGCCTCGCGCACTTCGCTCCGGCCACCGTCCAGGTCAACTACTTCGGTGTGGTCGCCACTCTCGAAGGGCTGCGCCCGCTGCTCGCCGCCGGAACCGAGCCGCGCGCCGTCCTGATCTCCTCCGTCACTTCCGTCCACCCGCACGACACAGCCATCGTCGACGCCGCGCTCTCCGGGGACGAGGAGGCGACCGTTGCCGCGGCCCAGGCCGCCATCGACCGGGGCGAGGGCTATGCGATCTACCCCTCGTCCAAGGCTGCCCTCGCGCGCTGGCTCCGTCGCACGGCGGTCACCGGTGACTGGGCGGCCGCCGGCATCCCGCTCAATGGCGTCGCCCCCGGCACGGTCGTCACGCCGATGACGGAGGGCATGCTCGCCGATGCCGGTATACGCAAGGTCGTCGACACGAGCGTCCCGATGCGCCTGCACGGCCACGCGCGCCCCGAACAGATTGCCCCGCTGCTGGCCTGGCTGGCCTCCCCGGAGAACTCACACGTCACCGGCCAGGTCGTCTTCATCGACGGCGGTGCCGAGGCCGTCCTGCGAGGCGACAGCACCTGGTAG
- a CDS encoding TetR/AcrR family transcriptional regulator — protein MTAPRGRPSLTERRRQETRLEIAETAATLFSEQGYDATTVEDIASAAGISLRTFYRYCAAKEDALTPLLTAGLGRLVDTLATWPADEPLTGAVQAAFDAPASPPHLADTERARRLVRVMGGVPAIRMRWLAAGRDLQDRLLPLLAARTGAPPDSLEVRLLTTTLLDAIHIALEYWAQQDEPEGIAELTRRALDYLRIDELE, from the coding sequence ATGACAGCGCCGCGCGGGAGGCCGTCGCTGACCGAACGGCGGCGACAGGAGACCCGGCTGGAGATCGCGGAGACCGCGGCCACCCTGTTCTCCGAGCAGGGGTACGACGCGACCACGGTCGAGGACATCGCCTCGGCCGCCGGCATCTCCCTACGCACCTTCTACCGCTACTGCGCGGCGAAGGAGGACGCACTCACCCCCCTGCTGACCGCCGGCCTCGGCCGGCTCGTCGACACGCTGGCCACATGGCCGGCCGATGAACCGCTGACCGGCGCGGTGCAGGCGGCGTTCGACGCACCGGCCTCACCCCCGCACCTCGCGGACACGGAGCGCGCCCGTCGGCTGGTGCGCGTCATGGGCGGCGTGCCTGCGATTCGGATGCGGTGGCTGGCCGCCGGGCGGGACCTGCAGGACCGGTTGCTGCCGCTCCTCGCAGCCCGCACGGGAGCGCCACCGGACAGCCTGGAAGTGCGACTCCTGACCACCACTCTGCTCGACGCGATCCACATCGCCCTGGAGTACTGGGCCCAGCAGGACGAACCGGAGGGCATCGCCGAGCTGACGCGTCGGGCGCTCGACTATCTGCGCATCGACGAGCTGGAGTGA
- a CDS encoding LysR family transcriptional regulator: MDLNLLRVLDALLQENSVTRAAERLGTSPAAVSRTLARLRRAVGDPLLVRAGQGMVPTPRALELRDEVGVLLSHCDNVLRPGAGFDAVHLQRTFTVQAADLLLAGLAGALTDQVHAEAPQVDVVFLPEALEGGPALRQGWVDVELGVLGRLDPEIRTQQLTRTTLVGIARSGHPLFDGRIDARRFAAADHIGISRLGKRLGPIDSALAELGLRRRTAVVVPSHTSAMMLARDTDLVALTLADWLPDTTSALGMRTFPIPLDLAPLDLGMAWHPRNSSDPGHRWFRDRLAAAVLTAAGTGAPPVT; this comes from the coding sequence ATGGATCTCAACCTGCTGCGAGTCCTGGACGCCCTGCTCCAGGAGAACAGCGTGACCCGCGCCGCGGAGCGACTCGGTACCTCACCCGCAGCGGTCAGCCGCACGCTGGCCCGGCTCCGCCGTGCCGTCGGCGACCCCCTGCTGGTCCGCGCGGGCCAGGGGATGGTCCCGACCCCGCGCGCCCTGGAACTGCGGGATGAGGTGGGCGTGTTACTGAGCCACTGCGACAACGTCCTGCGGCCCGGCGCCGGTTTCGATGCCGTTCATCTCCAGCGCACCTTCACCGTGCAGGCCGCCGATCTGCTCCTGGCGGGGCTGGCCGGGGCCCTGACCGACCAGGTCCACGCGGAGGCTCCGCAGGTGGACGTGGTCTTCCTGCCGGAGGCGCTGGAGGGCGGCCCCGCATTGCGGCAGGGCTGGGTGGACGTCGAACTGGGCGTCCTCGGCCGCCTGGACCCGGAGATCCGGACCCAACAGCTCACCCGGACGACGCTGGTCGGCATCGCCCGCAGCGGTCATCCCCTCTTTGACGGGCGGATCGACGCCCGCCGTTTCGCCGCGGCCGACCACATCGGCATCTCCCGGCTCGGCAAGCGCCTCGGGCCCATCGACAGCGCACTCGCGGAACTCGGCCTGCGCCGCCGGACCGCGGTCGTGGTACCCAGCCATACGAGCGCGATGATGCTCGCCCGGGACACCGACCTCGTCGCCCTCACCCTGGCCGACTGGCTCCCCGACACCACCTCCGCACTGGGAATGCGCACCTTCCCCATCCCCCTCGACCTGGCGCCTCTCGACCTCGGGATGGCCTGGCACCCCCGCAACTCGAGCGACCCCGGACACCGCTGGTTCCGTGACCGCTTGGCGGCCGCTGTCCTGACGGCGGCAGGGACGGGGGCGCCGCCGGTGACGTGA